A single genomic interval of Labeo rohita strain BAU-BD-2019 chromosome 13, IGBB_LRoh.1.0, whole genome shotgun sequence harbors:
- the six2a gene encoding homeobox protein SIX2a yields MSMLPTFGFTQEQVACVCEVLQQGGNIERLGRFLWSLPACEHLHKNESVLKAKAVVAFHRGNFRELYKILESHQFSPHNHPKLQQLWLKAHYIEAEKLRGRPLGAVGKYRVRRKFPLPRSIWDGEETSYCFKEKSRSVLREWYTHNPYPSPREKRELAEATGLTTTQVSNWFKNRRQRDRAAEAKERENNENSNTNSHNPLTSSMNGNKTILGSSDDDKTPSGTPDHTSSSPALLLTSNSGLQSLHGLAPPPGPSAIPVPSADSVHHHHSLHDTILNPMSSNLVDLGS; encoded by the exons ATGTCTATGCTTCCAACATTCGGCTTTACGCAAGAGCAAGTGGCGTGCGTCTGCGAGGTCCTCCAGCAGGGAGGAAACATTGAACGTCTCGGGCGCTTCTTGTGGTCTCTGCCGGCTTGTGAACATCTCCACAAGAACGAGAGTGTGCTCAAAGCAAAAGCTGTGGTCGCTTTTCATCGGGGAAATTTCAGAGAGCTTTATAAGATTCTGGAGAGCCACCAGTTCTCTCCGCACAACCATCCGAAGTTGCAGCAGCTGTGGCTCAAAGCGCATTATATCGAGGCTGAGAAGCTCCGGGGCCGCCCTCTTGGGGCTGTTGGGAAGTACCGCGTCCGAAGAAAGTTTCCGCTACCCCGCTCCATTTGGGACGGCGAGGAGACAAGTTACTGCTTTAAAGAAAAGAGCAGAAGCGTGCTGCGGGAATGGTACACCCATAACCCATACCCTTCCCCGCGGGAGAAGAGGGAACTAGCAGAGGCAACGGGGCTAACAACAACACAAGTCAGTAACTGGTTTAAAAACAGACGTCAACGCGACCGAGCGGCGGAAGCTAAGGAAAG GGAGAATAATGAGAACTCGAACACAAACAGTCACAACCCATTAACGTCTTCCATGAATGGAAATAAGACTATTTTAGGAAGCTCGGACGACGACAAAACGCCGTCTGGTACCCCAGATCACACCTCGTCAAGCCCGGCCTTGCTGCTCACGTCAAACTCCGGGCTTCAGTCCCTTCACGGCCTCGCACCTCCACCCGGTCCCAGCGCCATCCCAGTGCCTAGTGCAGATTCCGTGCATCACCACCATTCATTACACGACACTATACTGAACCCTATGTCATCAAACTTGGTCGACCTTGGCTCTTAA
- the six3a gene encoding homeobox protein SIX3a — MVFRSPLELYPSHFFLPNFADRPLLLASSAPSTRSPEDLSMFQLPTLNFSPEQVASVCETLEETGDIERLGRFLWSLPVAPGACEAINKHESILRARAVVAFHTGNFRDLYHILENHKFTKDSHGKLQAMWLEAHYQEAEKLRGRPLGPVDKYRVRKKFPLPRTIWDGEQKTHCFKERTRSLLREWYLQDPYPNPSKKRELAQATGLTPTQVGNWFKNRRQRDRAAAAKNRLQHQAIGQNGMRSLSESGCTPRSSAESPSTAASPTTSVSSMTERVDTGTSILSVTSSDSECDV, encoded by the exons ATGGTTTTCAGATCGCCTTTAGAGCTTTATCCCTCTCATTTCTTCCTGCCAAACTTTGCTGATCGCCCTTTGCTCTTGGCGAGCAGTGCGCCCAGCACCAGGTCTCCCGAAGACTTGTCAATGTTTCAGCTACCGACCCTAAACTTCTCTCCGGAGCAAGTGGCGAGCGTCTGCGAGACGCTGGAGGAGACCGGGGACATCGAGCGGCTGGGTCGCTTCCTATGGTCGCTTCCAGTGGCACCGGGTGCTTGCGAGGCGATCAACAAGCATGAATCCATCCTACGTGCCCGGGCTGTGGTTGCCTTTCACACAGGCAATTTTCGCGATCTCTATCACATTCTGGAGAACCACAAGTTTACCAAGGACTCGCATGGTAAACTACAAGCGATGTGGCTTGAGGCTCACTATCAGGAGGCCGAGAAATTACGCGGGCGTCCCCTAGGACCGGTTGATAAGTACAGGGTGCGAAAGAAGTTTCCCCTGCCTAGAACCATCTGGGACGGTGAGCAGAAGACGCATTGTTTCAAAGAGCGGACGCGGAGTCTGTTACGGGAGTGGTACCTTCAGGACCCCTACCCAAACCCCAGCAAGAAAAGGGAACTGGCTCAAGCCACTGGACTCACTCCTACACAGGTCGGAAATTGGTTTAAAAACCGGAGACAACGAGACAGGGCAGCGGCAGCAAAAAACAG GCTCCAGCATCAAGCAATAGGGCAGAATGGCATGCGGTCCCTTTCAGAATCCGGCTGCACCCCACGCAGTTCGGCGGAGTCGCCATCAACTGCGGCTAGTCCAACGACCAGTGTCTCGAGTATGACAGAGCGAGTCGACACGGGCACGTCAATTCTTTCAGTAACGTCAAGTGACTCGGAATGCGACGTATGA